A DNA window from Ovis aries strain OAR_USU_Benz2616 breed Rambouillet chromosome 7, ARS-UI_Ramb_v3.0, whole genome shotgun sequence contains the following coding sequences:
- the CALML4 gene encoding calmodulin-like protein 4 isoform X2, with protein MVMRCLGASPTPGEVQRHLQTHRIDRNGELDFFTFLTIMHMQIKQEDPKKEILLAMLMADKEKKGYIMASELRSKLMQLGEKLTHKEVEDLFREADIEPNGKVKYDEFIQKLTIPVRDY; from the exons ATGGTGATGCGGTGCCTGGGGGCCAGCCCAACGCCTGGGGAGGTGCAGCGGCACCTGCAGACTCACAGGATAG ACAGAAACGGAGAGCTGGATTTCTTTACTTTCCTGACCATCATGCATATGCAGATAAAACAAGAGGACccaaaaaaggaaattcttttgGCCATGTTGATGGCGGACAAGGAGAAGAAAGGCTACATCATGGCATCTGAATTGCGGTCAAAACTGATGCAACTGGGGGAGAAGCTCACCCACAAAGAAG TGGAGGATCTCTTCAGGGAAGCAGATATCGAACCGAATGGCAAAGTGAAGTATGACGAGTTCATCCAGAAGCTCACCATTCCTGTGCGGGACTATTGA
- the CALML4 gene encoding calmodulin-like protein 4 isoform X1: MAARDLLPGPPPGWADFRLEAGKKGNRKAVLGAASPRVAAGGPAMAKFLSQDQINEYKECFSLYDKQQRGKIKATDLLMVMRCLGASPTPGEVQRHLQTHRIDRNGELDFFTFLTIMHMQIKQEDPKKEILLAMLMADKEKKGYIMASELRSKLMQLGEKLTHKEVEDLFREADIEPNGKVKYDEFIQKLTIPVRDY, translated from the exons ATGGCAGCCAGGGATTTATTACCGGGGCCTCCACCCGGCTGGGCGGACTTTCGACTTGAAGCCGGGAAGAAGGGGAACAGGAAGGCAGTTCTGGGAGCAGCGAGCCCACGGGTGGCAGCTGGAGGCCCCGCGATG GCCAAGTTTCTTTCCCAGGACCAAATTAATG AGTACAAGGAATGCTTCTCCCTGTATGACAAGCAGCAGCGCGGGAAGATTAAAGCCACGGACCTGCTGATGGTGATGCGGTGCCTGGGGGCCAGCCCAACGCCTGGGGAGGTGCAGCGGCACCTGCAGACTCACAGGATAG ACAGAAACGGAGAGCTGGATTTCTTTACTTTCCTGACCATCATGCATATGCAGATAAAACAAGAGGACccaaaaaaggaaattcttttgGCCATGTTGATGGCGGACAAGGAGAAGAAAGGCTACATCATGGCATCTGAATTGCGGTCAAAACTGATGCAACTGGGGGAGAAGCTCACCCACAAAGAAG TGGAGGATCTCTTCAGGGAAGCAGATATCGAACCGAATGGCAAAGTGAAGTATGACGAGTTCATCCAGAAGCTCACCATTCCTGTGCGGGACTATTGA